One genomic segment of Paraburkholderia phymatum STM815 includes these proteins:
- a CDS encoding DNA-methyltransferase has translation MRDEFEEPQPAVLKGDAEGGVAEASQRTEAAPLLAMPPGIQLLNRDFLTDAANLPDGSIDLIVADPPYGLGKDYGNDSDMRSGEDFLAWTRAWLDLAIPKLKPSGSLYIFCTWQYAPEIFVFLKRRLLMVNEIIWDRRVPSMGGTTRRFTSVHDNIGYFAVSKDYYFDLDPVRIPYDAVTKKARSRKLFEGSKWLELGYNPKDVWSVSRLHRQHAERVDHPTQKPLEIVERMVLASCPPGGRVLDPFMGSGTTAVACARQTREFVGYEINESYCAIARERVSLAANPPPAGSRRKAAVTAPTASA, from the coding sequence ATGCGTGACGAGTTCGAGGAGCCGCAGCCCGCTGTGCTGAAGGGCGACGCCGAAGGTGGCGTCGCCGAGGCCTCGCAACGGACGGAAGCCGCGCCGTTGTTGGCCATGCCGCCCGGCATACAGCTCCTGAACCGCGATTTTTTAACCGATGCAGCGAATCTGCCGGACGGCTCGATCGATCTGATCGTCGCCGATCCGCCTTACGGTCTCGGTAAGGACTACGGCAACGATTCCGACATGCGCTCCGGCGAGGATTTTCTCGCCTGGACGCGTGCGTGGCTTGATCTTGCCATTCCGAAGCTCAAGCCATCCGGTTCGCTGTATATCTTCTGCACGTGGCAGTACGCGCCGGAAATCTTCGTGTTTCTGAAGCGCAGGCTCCTGATGGTCAATGAGATTATCTGGGACCGCCGCGTGCCGAGCATGGGCGGCACGACGCGCCGTTTCACGTCGGTGCATGACAACATCGGCTATTTCGCGGTTTCGAAAGACTACTATTTCGACCTCGATCCCGTCCGCATCCCGTACGATGCCGTCACAAAGAAGGCGCGTTCGCGTAAGTTGTTCGAGGGAAGCAAGTGGCTGGAGCTCGGCTACAACCCCAAGGACGTCTGGTCCGTCTCCCGTTTGCACCGGCAGCACGCGGAACGGGTTGACCATCCGACCCAAAAGCCGCTCGAAATCGTCGAGCGGATGGTCCTGGCGAGCTGTCCTCCGGGCGGCCGCGTGCTCGATCCCTTCATGGGAAGCGGCACGACGGCCGTCGCTTGCGCCCGTCAGACGCGCGAATTCGTCGGCTATGAGATTAACGAGAGTTACTGCGCGATCGCGCGAGAACGCGTCAGCTTGGCGGCAAATCCGCCCCCGGCTGGTTCCCGCCGCAAGGCCGCCGTCACCGCTCCGACGGCATCGGCCTGA
- the trpA gene encoding tryptophan synthase subunit alpha: MSRIQSTFAALAAQGKKGLIPFMTAGDPDPARTVEFMHALAKGGADVIELGVPFSDPMADGPVIQQSSERALAKGVSLRHVLADVKRFRESDDKTPVVLMGYANPIERMGADAFAAAAKDAGVDGVLVVDYPPEESANFAETMKAAGIDPIFLLAPTSTDERIAEVGKIASGYVYYVSLKGVTGAANLDVLSIAGKIPAIKSRVPLPVGVGFGIRDAQSARAVAEVSDAVVIGSRIVQLLEEAAPQSAAGKLTNFIKEIRQALDSIGATAG; the protein is encoded by the coding sequence ATGTCCCGTATTCAATCGACGTTCGCGGCCTTGGCCGCGCAGGGTAAGAAAGGTCTGATTCCATTCATGACTGCCGGCGATCCCGACCCGGCGCGCACGGTCGAGTTCATGCACGCGCTCGCCAAGGGCGGCGCCGATGTCATCGAACTCGGCGTGCCGTTTTCCGACCCGATGGCAGATGGGCCCGTGATTCAGCAGTCGTCGGAGCGGGCGCTGGCGAAGGGCGTGTCGCTCAGGCACGTGCTGGCCGATGTCAAGCGCTTCCGCGAAAGCGACGACAAGACGCCCGTCGTGCTAATGGGCTACGCCAACCCGATCGAGCGCATGGGCGCCGACGCGTTCGCGGCGGCCGCGAAGGATGCGGGCGTGGACGGGGTGCTCGTCGTCGACTATCCGCCGGAAGAATCTGCCAACTTCGCCGAAACGATGAAGGCAGCTGGAATCGATCCGATTTTTCTGCTGGCGCCCACGTCGACAGACGAGCGCATCGCGGAGGTTGGTAAAATCGCGTCCGGTTATGTCTACTATGTGTCGCTGAAGGGCGTGACGGGCGCCGCGAATCTGGACGTTTTGAGCATCGCGGGTAAAATCCCGGCAATCAAGTCGCGCGTACCGCTGCCGGTCGGCGTCGGTTTCGGCATTCGCGACGCGCAATCCGCGCGCGCCGTCGCCGAAGTGTCCGATGCCGTCGTGATCGGCAGCCGTATCGTGCAATTGCTCGAAGAAGCAGCACCCCAGTCCGCTGCCGGCAAACTGACGAACTTCATCAAGGAGATTCGCCAGGCGCTCGACAGCATCGGCGCGACTGCCGGATAA
- the accD gene encoding acetyl-CoA carboxylase, carboxyltransferase subunit beta: protein MSWLDKLLPPKIKQTDPKSRKGIPEGLWIKCPSCEAVLYRNDVEANLHVCPKCDHHMRIGARERLDGLLDPEGRYEIGQEILPVDALKFKDSRKYPDRLKEAMDETDETDAMVVMGGAIHTLPVVVACFEFAFMGGSMGSVVGERFARGAQNALEQNVPFICFTASGGARMQESLLSLMQMAKTTAMLTKLSEAKLPFISVLTDPTMGGVSASFAFLGDVVIAEPKALIGFAGPRVIEQTVREKLPEGFQRAEFLLQKGAIDMIVDRRKLREELAQLMALLTRQPADAVA, encoded by the coding sequence ATGAGCTGGCTCGACAAACTGTTGCCGCCGAAAATCAAGCAAACCGACCCGAAGAGCCGCAAGGGCATTCCGGAAGGGCTGTGGATCAAGTGCCCGTCGTGCGAAGCGGTCCTGTACCGCAACGACGTAGAGGCGAATCTGCACGTCTGCCCCAAGTGCGACCACCATATGCGGATCGGCGCGCGCGAACGGCTCGACGGCTTGCTCGATCCGGAAGGCCGTTACGAGATCGGCCAGGAAATCCTGCCCGTGGACGCGCTCAAGTTCAAAGACAGCCGCAAATATCCGGATCGCCTGAAAGAGGCGATGGACGAGACCGACGAAACCGACGCAATGGTCGTGATGGGCGGCGCGATCCACACGCTGCCCGTCGTCGTGGCGTGCTTCGAGTTCGCGTTTATGGGCGGCTCGATGGGTTCGGTGGTCGGTGAGCGCTTCGCGCGCGGCGCGCAGAACGCGCTCGAGCAAAATGTGCCGTTTATCTGCTTTACCGCTTCGGGCGGTGCGCGAATGCAGGAAAGCCTGTTGTCGCTGATGCAAATGGCGAAGACCACGGCCATGCTGACCAAGCTGTCCGAAGCGAAGCTCCCGTTCATTTCCGTGCTGACCGATCCGACGATGGGCGGCGTCTCGGCGAGTTTCGCGTTTCTCGGCGACGTCGTGATCGCCGAGCCCAAGGCGCTGATCGGCTTTGCCGGCCCGCGCGTGATCGAGCAGACCGTGCGTGAAAAGCTGCCGGAAGGCTTCCAGCGCGCAGAGTTCCTGTTGCAAAAGGGAGCGATCGACATGATCGTCGACCGTCGCAAGCTGCGCGAGGAACTCGCGCAGCTGATGGCGCTTCTGACGCGCCAGCCGGCGGACGCAGTCGCCTGA
- the folC gene encoding bifunctional tetrahydrofolate synthase/dihydrofolate synthase gives MTTFPTLDAWLTHLESAHPVGIDMGLARISKVRDALQLSFACPVITVGGTNGKGSTCAILESVLLRAGYSVGCHTSPHLLSFNERARINGEMATDAELLPHFEAVERARRSLPEPVSLTYFEFTTLAIMHLFAERGLDAVIFEVGLGGRLDAVNILNTDCAIITSIDIDHTDFLGDTRDKIAFEKAGIFRSGKPAICADPVPPQTLVEHAEKIGADLWLFGRDFRYEAQPGNERQQWSYIGPTMRRSALAYPALRGANQLINTTAALAGLEALRDRLPVSAQDIRLGLANVELAGRFQVLPGKPSIVLDVGHNPHAAAVLGQNLGNMGYFPYTYAVFGSMRDKDIAGVLSHLKGEIDHWNVTDLPTPRAASAEELEAALRDAGVVDGPDGGVKRFATPAEAFQDAIKRASDNDRIVVFGSFYTVAGVMAYRKSQQH, from the coding sequence ATGACCACTTTCCCCACTCTCGACGCGTGGCTCACGCACCTGGAATCCGCCCACCCCGTCGGAATCGACATGGGCCTTGCGCGCATCAGCAAGGTGCGCGACGCGTTGCAACTGTCGTTCGCGTGCCCTGTGATTACCGTCGGCGGGACGAACGGCAAGGGCTCCACCTGCGCGATTCTCGAATCGGTCCTGCTGCGCGCCGGTTATAGCGTTGGCTGTCACACATCGCCGCATTTGCTGTCGTTCAACGAGCGCGCGCGTATCAACGGTGAAATGGCGACGGACGCGGAATTGCTGCCGCATTTCGAGGCCGTGGAAAGGGCGCGCCGGTCGCTGCCTGAGCCGGTTTCGCTAACGTATTTCGAGTTCACGACGCTCGCGATCATGCATCTGTTCGCCGAACGCGGCCTGGACGCGGTGATTTTCGAAGTCGGGCTGGGCGGGCGGCTCGACGCAGTGAATATTCTCAATACCGATTGCGCGATCATCACCAGCATCGACATCGATCACACCGACTTCCTCGGCGATACCCGCGACAAGATCGCGTTCGAGAAGGCGGGTATTTTCCGCTCGGGCAAGCCGGCAATTTGCGCCGATCCAGTTCCGCCGCAGACGCTGGTTGAGCACGCGGAGAAGATCGGCGCCGATTTGTGGCTTTTTGGGCGCGATTTCCGCTACGAAGCGCAACCCGGCAACGAGCGGCAGCAGTGGAGCTATATCGGACCGACGATGCGCCGCTCCGCACTCGCCTATCCCGCGCTGCGCGGAGCGAATCAGTTGATCAATACGACTGCCGCGCTCGCCGGGCTGGAAGCATTGCGTGACCGGCTCCCCGTGTCGGCGCAGGACATCCGTCTCGGCCTCGCGAACGTCGAACTGGCGGGGCGCTTCCAGGTCCTGCCGGGCAAACCGTCGATCGTGCTGGATGTGGGCCACAATCCGCACGCTGCCGCCGTGCTGGGCCAGAATCTGGGCAACATGGGCTACTTCCCGTACACGTATGCGGTATTTGGCTCGATGCGGGACAAGGACATCGCGGGTGTGCTGAGCCATTTGAAGGGCGAAATCGACCATTGGAACGTGACCGATCTGCCGACGCCGCGCGCCGCCAGCGCCGAAGAACTGGAAGCCGCACTGCGCGATGCGGGCGTTGTCGACGGACCGGACGGCGGTGTCAAGCGTTTCGCGACCCCGGCAGAAGCTTTCCAGGACGCGATAAAACGAGCCTCCGACAATGATAGAATTGTGGTTTTCGGCAGTTTCTATACGGTTGCAGGCGTGATGGCCTACCGTAAATCGCAGCAACACTG